The Providencia rettgeri genome includes a window with the following:
- the manY_1 gene encoding PTS system mannose-specific EIIC component: MELTVVQIVMVFIVACIAGMGSILDEFQFHRPLIACTLIGIVLGDMKTGIIIGGTLEMIALGWMNIGAAVAPDAALASIISTILVIAGGQSIGAGIAIAIPLAAAGQVLTIIVRTVTVAFQHAADKAALNGNLTAIGFIHISALLLQAMRIAIPALIVAISVGTSEVQQMLDSIPQVVTDGLNIAGGMIVVVGYAMVINMMRAGYLMPFFYLGFVTAAFTDFNLVALGVIGTVMAILYIQLSPKYNKSQTVVTQGNSSNNNLDNELD, from the coding sequence ATGGAACTTACCGTTGTTCAAATAGTAATGGTCTTTATCGTCGCGTGTATCGCGGGGATGGGATCAATCCTTGATGAATTCCAATTTCACCGTCCCCTCATTGCTTGTACGCTTATAGGTATCGTTCTGGGAGATATGAAAACGGGTATCATCATCGGTGGTACATTAGAAATGATCGCACTTGGGTGGATGAATATCGGTGCTGCTGTTGCACCTGATGCCGCTTTAGCCTCGATTATTTCAACTATCCTCGTCATTGCCGGTGGTCAAAGTATTGGTGCAGGTATTGCCATTGCCATCCCACTTGCAGCAGCTGGTCAAGTATTAACCATTATCGTTCGTACTGTGACAGTTGCATTCCAACATGCTGCCGATAAAGCCGCCCTCAATGGCAATTTAACGGCTATTGGCTTTATTCATATATCAGCATTACTACTGCAAGCGATGCGTATCGCAATACCCGCGTTGATTGTTGCCATTTCGGTTGGTACATCAGAAGTACAACAAATGTTGGATTCTATCCCACAAGTTGTTACTGATGGTCTTAATATTGCGGGTGGTATGATTGTCGTTGTCGGTTATGCGATGGTCATCAATATGATGCGCGCAGGCTACTTAATGCCATTCTTCTACTTAGGTTTTGTTACCGCGGCATTTACTGACTTCAACCTAGTTGCACTTGGGGTAATCGGTACTGTGATGGCTATTTTATATATCCAACTCAGTCCAAAATACAATAAATCACAAACTGTTGTTACCCAAGGAAATAGTAGCAATAACAACCTTGATAATGAGCTAGACTAG
- the manZ_3 gene encoding PTS system mannose-specific EIID component, with translation MVDITKPTAKKLTQSDIRGVFLRSNLLQGSWNFERMQALGFCYSMVPVIRRLYPENNDDRKQAIKRHLEFFNTHPYVAAPVLGVTMAMEEQRANGADIDDGAINGIKVGLMGPLAGVGDPIFWELFALYLRLSVPVSQ, from the coding sequence ATGGTAGATATAACAAAACCGACAGCTAAAAAGCTTACACAAAGCGATATTCGCGGCGTATTTTTACGGTCTAACCTATTGCAAGGTTCTTGGAACTTTGAACGTATGCAAGCCCTAGGCTTCTGCTATTCAATGGTCCCGGTTATTCGTCGTCTTTATCCTGAAAATAATGATGATAGAAAACAAGCAATTAAACGTCATCTTGAGTTTTTCAATACCCATCCATATGTTGCAGCGCCTGTTCTGGGTGTCACAATGGCAATGGAAGAGCAACGTGCCAATGGTGCAGACATTGATGACGGTGCAATAAATGGTATCAAAGTCGGTCTAATGGGGCCATTAGCCGGTGTTGGTGACCCAATTTTCTGGGAACTGTTCGCCCTGTATTTGCGGCTCTCGGTGCCGGTATCGCAATGA
- the ycdX gene encoding Probable phosphatase YcdX, with translation MYQVDLHAHTIASTHAYSTVNEYFAEAASRGVKLFAITDHGPEMQDAPHEWHFGNMPILPRIVDGVGLLYGIEANIKNKLGETDCNEKIARHLDIILAGFHEPVLEPQSLADNTEAMIATIRSGKVQIITHPGNPKYPIDIKAVAQAAKECNVALEMNNSSFLHSRAGSQQNCLEIAKAVKETGGWVALGSDSHFAGYLGRFDRVVEMLESISFPQSQILNVSPRRVLDFLESHGRKPIAELADF, from the coding sequence ATGTATCAAGTTGATTTACATGCGCATACTATTGCCAGCACCCATGCTTATAGTACAGTTAATGAATATTTCGCTGAGGCCGCAAGCCGTGGTGTCAAACTATTTGCGATTACCGACCACGGGCCTGAAATGCAAGATGCTCCACATGAGTGGCATTTTGGTAATATGCCTATCTTGCCGAGAATTGTTGATGGTGTTGGTTTATTGTACGGTATTGAAGCAAATATAAAGAACAAGTTGGGTGAGACAGACTGCAATGAAAAGATCGCTCGTCATTTAGATATTATTTTAGCTGGTTTTCATGAACCGGTTCTTGAGCCCCAAAGTTTAGCTGATAATACAGAAGCTATGATTGCCACGATCCGTAGTGGTAAAGTGCAAATAATTACCCATCCAGGCAACCCTAAATATCCTATTGATATCAAAGCAGTAGCGCAAGCCGCGAAAGAGTGTAATGTTGCTTTGGAAATGAATAACTCTTCATTCCTACATTCAAGAGCGGGTAGTCAACAGAATTGCTTAGAAATAGCTAAGGCAGTTAAAGAAACTGGCGGGTGGGTTGCATTAGGTTCAGACTCACATTTTGCCGGGTATCTCGGCCGTTTTGATCGCGTAGTTGAAATGTTGGAATCAATTAGTTTTCCACAATCACAAATTTTAAATGTTTCTCCACGTCGTGTATTGGACTTTTTAGAGTCCCATGGGCGTAAGCCTATTGCCGAATTAGCTGATTTTTAG
- the guaA gene encoding GMP synthase [glutamine-hydrolyzing], protein MTTNIHKHRILILDFGSQYTQLIARRIREIGVYCELWAWDVTEEQIREFNPNGIILSGGPESTTESDSPRAPDYVFNAGVPVLGICYGMQTMSMQLGGAVEVSGEREFGYANVEITEQCELFRDIHDSLNEAGKPVLDVWMSHGDKVTAIPADFKTIASTPSCPYAIMANEEKKFYGVQFHPEVTHTHQGLNILTRFVKDICQCEALWTPAAIIEDTVARLKEQIGDDHVLLALSGGVDSSVTALLLNRAIGKRLTCVFVDNGLLRLNEADQVMEMFAGKFDLNIIHAKAEDRFLNALAGISDPEAKRKKIGHVFIEVFDEESSKLPNIKWLAQGTIYPDVIESAASATGKAHVIKSHHNVGGLPDDMKLGLVEPLKELFKDEVRKIGLELGLPYDMLYRHPFPGPGLGVRVLGEVKKEYCDLLRRADAIFIEELHNADLYHKVSQAFTVFLPVRSVGVMGDGRKYDWVVSLRAVETIDFMTAHWAHLPYDFLGRVSNRIINEVDGISRVVYDISGKPPATIEWE, encoded by the coding sequence ATGACAACAAATATCCATAAACATCGCATTCTTATTCTTGATTTCGGCTCGCAATATACACAGCTGATCGCCCGTCGTATCCGTGAAATTGGCGTTTACTGTGAACTCTGGGCGTGGGACGTTACAGAAGAACAAATTCGAGAATTTAATCCAAACGGTATCATTCTTTCTGGTGGGCCAGAAAGTACGACTGAATCAGATAGTCCACGTGCTCCTGATTACGTATTTAATGCAGGTGTTCCTGTATTAGGTATTTGTTATGGCATGCAAACCATGTCAATGCAACTGGGTGGCGCAGTTGAGGTCTCTGGTGAACGTGAGTTCGGTTATGCCAATGTTGAAATCACTGAGCAATGTGAATTATTCCGTGATATTCATGACTCTCTGAACGAAGCTGGCAAGCCAGTACTTGATGTCTGGATGAGCCATGGTGATAAAGTTACCGCTATTCCTGCGGATTTTAAAACTATTGCCAGCACGCCAAGCTGCCCATATGCCATCATGGCAAATGAAGAGAAAAAATTCTATGGTGTTCAATTCCACCCAGAAGTGACTCACACTCACCAAGGCCTAAATATTTTAACGCGCTTTGTGAAAGATATTTGCCAATGTGAGGCACTGTGGACGCCAGCTGCAATTATTGAAGACACGGTAGCCCGTTTAAAAGAGCAAATTGGTGATGACCATGTACTGCTCGCGCTATCGGGTGGTGTTGACTCATCGGTTACTGCGTTGCTATTAAACCGCGCAATTGGTAAACGTTTAACCTGTGTATTTGTTGATAACGGTTTATTACGTTTAAACGAAGCAGACCAAGTGATGGAAATGTTTGCAGGTAAATTTGACCTGAACATTATCCATGCTAAAGCAGAAGATCGCTTCTTAAATGCGTTAGCTGGGATCAGCGATCCAGAAGCTAAACGTAAGAAAATTGGTCATGTATTTATCGAAGTATTTGATGAAGAGTCATCTAAGCTGCCTAATATCAAATGGTTGGCTCAAGGAACTATTTATCCAGACGTTATTGAGTCAGCGGCATCAGCAACTGGCAAAGCGCATGTTATTAAGTCTCACCATAACGTCGGTGGTCTGCCGGATGACATGAAACTTGGTTTGGTTGAGCCATTAAAAGAATTGTTTAAAGATGAAGTCCGTAAAATTGGTCTCGAGTTAGGCCTCCCGTACGACATGCTGTATCGCCACCCATTCCCTGGCCCAGGTTTAGGGGTTCGCGTATTAGGTGAAGTGAAGAAAGAGTACTGTGACTTATTACGTCGCGCAGATGCTATCTTTATTGAAGAACTGCACAACGCGGATTTATATCATAAAGTTAGCCAAGCGTTTACCGTATTCTTACCTGTCCGCTCTGTTGGCGTCATGGGTGATGGCCGTAAATACGACTGGGTGGTTTCATTACGTGCAGTAGAAACTATCGACTTTATGACCGCGCATTGGGCGCACTTACCATATGATTTCCTAGGCCGAGTTTCAAACCGTATTATTAATGAGGTCGATGGCATTTCCCGTGTTGTTTATGATATCAGCGGTAAACCGCCTGCAACAATTGAGTGGGAATAA
- the rlmA gene encoding Ribosomal RNA large subunit methyltransferase A: protein MNYQCPLCFTPLNLANNSYRCAENHQFDCAKEGYVNLLPVQHKRSKDPGDNAEMMQARRQFLDAGHYHPMRGKVAEKLIQFIPSSCASLLDIGCGEGYYTDYFSRELAKHFEKYTVLGLDVSKAAIRYAAKRYKSVRFCVGTSHRLPFSDNSLGGIVRIYAPCKAQELSRVLVSKGMLITVTPAAEHLQELKALIYDEVKLHPAKDEDLPNFSLIDSCQLNYKMALTGQEAYELLMMTPFAWRASEQVKEDLQKAEVKEYTADFLIRVYQSNAE, encoded by the coding sequence ATGAATTATCAATGTCCTCTCTGTTTTACACCACTAAATCTTGCTAATAACAGTTATCGTTGTGCAGAAAATCATCAGTTCGATTGTGCAAAAGAAGGCTATGTTAACTTGTTACCTGTACAGCATAAACGTTCTAAAGACCCCGGTGATAATGCTGAAATGATGCAAGCGCGTAGGCAATTTCTTGATGCAGGGCATTACCACCCTATGCGTGGAAAGGTGGCAGAAAAACTTATTCAGTTTATTCCATCATCTTGTGCTAGCCTGCTGGATATTGGGTGCGGAGAAGGGTATTACACAGACTATTTTTCACGAGAACTTGCAAAACATTTTGAAAAATATACAGTTTTAGGCCTAGATGTTTCGAAGGCTGCGATTCGTTATGCGGCGAAACGCTATAAATCCGTTCGTTTTTGCGTTGGTACAAGTCATCGCTTGCCATTTTCTGATAACAGCTTGGGGGGAATTGTACGAATTTACGCACCCTGCAAGGCACAAGAATTAAGTCGTGTATTAGTTTCTAAAGGTATGTTAATAACCGTTACGCCTGCGGCGGAACATCTGCAAGAATTAAAAGCGTTAATCTACGATGAGGTTAAGTTACACCCAGCGAAAGATGAAGATCTGCCAAATTTTTCGTTAATAGATAGTTGCCAACTAAATTATAAGATGGCGCTGACTGGGCAAGAAGCTTATGAATTATTGATGATGACACCATTTGCTTGGCGTGCATCAGAACAGGTTAAAGAGGATTTACAGAAAGCAGAGGTGAAAGAATATACGGCTGATTTTTTAATTCGTGTTTATCAATCTAATGCAGAGTAG
- the guaB gene encoding Inosine-5'-monophosphate dehydrogenase, with protein MLRIKKEALTFDDVLLVPAHSTVLPNTADLSTQLTAKIRLNIPMLSAAMDTVTESDLAIALAQEGGIGFIHKNMSIERQAEEVRRVKKHESGVVTDPVTVTPDTTIREVQEMAERNGFAGYPVVANDNSLVGIITGRDVRFVTDLDQPVTAVMTPKERLVTVKEGEAREIVLQKMHEKRVEKALVIDDNFHLLGMITVKDFQKAERKPNACKDEQGRLRVGAAVGAGGGNEERVDALVAAGVDVLLIDSSHGHSEGVLQRIRETRQKYPDLQIIGGNVATAEGAKALADAGVSAVKVGIGPGSICTTRIVTGVGVPQITAIAEAAEALEGTGIPVIADGGIRFSGDISKAIAAGAACVMVGSMFAGTEESPGETILFQGRTYKAYRGMGSLGAMSKGSSDRYFQSDNAADKLVPEGIEGRVAYKGRLKEIIHQQMGGLRSCMGLTGCGTIDALRTKAEFVRISGAGIQESHVHDVTITKESPNYRLGQ; from the coding sequence ATGTTACGCATTAAAAAAGAAGCTCTAACTTTCGACGATGTTTTACTCGTCCCTGCACACTCAACTGTATTGCCAAATACGGCAGACCTCTCTACTCAACTGACTGCAAAAATCCGCCTGAACATTCCTATGCTCTCTGCAGCGATGGATACCGTCACCGAATCTGATCTGGCTATCGCACTTGCTCAAGAAGGTGGTATTGGCTTCATTCATAAAAATATGTCTATTGAGCGCCAAGCTGAAGAAGTTCGTCGCGTGAAAAAACATGAAAGTGGTGTGGTTACTGATCCTGTCACCGTAACACCTGATACCACCATTCGTGAAGTCCAAGAGATGGCTGAGCGCAATGGCTTTGCAGGTTATCCTGTCGTGGCAAACGATAACTCATTAGTTGGTATTATTACAGGCCGTGATGTTCGTTTCGTCACAGACTTAGACCAACCTGTTACTGCGGTGATGACGCCAAAAGAACGTTTAGTCACCGTGAAAGAAGGCGAAGCACGCGAAATCGTATTACAAAAAATGCACGAAAAACGCGTAGAAAAAGCCTTAGTCATTGACGATAATTTCCACCTGTTAGGCATGATCACCGTTAAAGACTTCCAAAAAGCTGAACGTAAACCAAACGCGTGTAAAGATGAACAAGGCCGTTTACGTGTTGGTGCCGCAGTAGGTGCTGGTGGCGGTAATGAAGAGCGCGTTGATGCACTGGTCGCAGCAGGTGTTGACGTTTTACTTATCGACTCATCACACGGGCACTCTGAAGGCGTTTTACAACGTATTCGTGAAACTCGTCAAAAATATCCTGACTTACAAATTATTGGTGGTAACGTCGCAACAGCTGAAGGGGCGAAAGCACTGGCTGATGCAGGTGTTAGTGCCGTTAAAGTCGGTATTGGCCCAGGTTCAATTTGTACGACTCGTATCGTAACAGGCGTGGGCGTACCGCAAATTACTGCTATCGCTGAAGCGGCAGAAGCCCTTGAAGGGACCGGTATTCCAGTTATCGCTGACGGTGGTATTCGTTTCTCTGGCGATATCTCTAAAGCTATCGCGGCAGGTGCTGCGTGTGTGATGGTAGGCTCAATGTTCGCAGGAACTGAAGAGTCTCCAGGAGAAACTATTTTATTCCAAGGCCGTACTTACAAAGCATACCGTGGTATGGGCTCACTTGGTGCAATGTCTAAAGGCTCGTCAGACCGTTACTTCCAATCAGATAATGCGGCAGACAAATTAGTGCCAGAAGGTATTGAAGGCCGCGTAGCGTATAAAGGCCGATTAAAAGAAATCATTCATCAACAAATGGGTGGCTTACGCTCCTGTATGGGGCTGACAGGTTGTGGTACTATTGATGCATTGAGAACAAAAGCAGAATTTGTTCGTATCAGTGGAGCCGGTATCCAAGAAAGCCACGTCCATGATGTTACTATCACGAAAGAATCTCCAAACTATCGTTTGGGGCAATAA
- the yobD gene encoding Predicted membrane protein, with product MTFNDAILAIIILIMLVYAIYDEFIQHLLKGKTLLKINLKRKHRADAIIFIVLICIVIYTNIVRHGNLLTTYLLLITIFMSIYLAFIRTPKLFFKQTGFYFANAFILYDRIKTMNLSEDGILIIGLEKKKINIQVSHLDDLQRIYEFLINHK from the coding sequence ATGACCTTCAATGATGCCATTCTTGCTATAATCATTTTGATCATGCTTGTTTATGCGATTTATGATGAATTCATTCAGCATTTGTTAAAGGGTAAAACCTTATTAAAAATTAATCTAAAAAGAAAACATCGAGCAGATGCTATTATTTTTATTGTTCTAATTTGTATCGTTATTTATACAAATATTGTACGCCATGGTAATTTATTAACCACTTACTTATTATTGATTACTATTTTCATGTCAATTTATTTGGCATTTATAAGAACACCAAAGCTATTCTTTAAACAAACTGGTTTTTATTTTGCCAATGCCTTTATATTATATGACAGAATAAAAACAATGAATTTATCCGAAGACGGTATATTAATAATAGGTTTAGAAAAAAAGAAAATTAACATCCAAGTTTCACATCTTGATGATTTACAACGAATTTATGAATTCCTTATTAATCATAAGTAA
- the ompD gene encoding Outer membrane porin protein OmpD precursor, whose amino-acid sequence MKYKLLTLIIPTLLTANVANSAEMYNKDGNKLDVYGQIDVRHHIAKSRSGEDGDDSRVRLGLKGDSQITDQLIGFGRFEWETKTNQSESTEENSNRLAYAGLKFADYGSLDYGRNYGVIYDTNAWTDVLPLWGADTMDQEDNYMLSRNRNLLTYRNNNAFGYIDGLSFALQYQGKNGEKNLSSGDELTDNGDGFGLSTAYELGYGISLGGGYSSSSRTPKQKDATTSSATGKRAEAWNVGGKFEYEDLYLAVMYGQTLNMSRFGNDDMESIANKTQNLEVVALYSFDFGLTPSIGYNYSKGKNLGNFGDKELVNYIAVGSAYDFNKNLSAVIDYKINLLNDNDFTDHYKVNTDNVLGLGLVYQF is encoded by the coding sequence ATGAAGTACAAATTACTCACACTCATTATTCCAACACTACTTACTGCCAATGTTGCTAACTCCGCTGAAATGTACAATAAAGATGGTAATAAACTTGATGTATACGGACAAATTGATGTCCGCCATCATATTGCCAAAAGCCGTAGTGGCGAAGATGGTGACGACTCACGTGTCAGACTAGGGCTAAAAGGTGATTCGCAAATCACCGACCAGCTCATTGGCTTTGGGCGTTTTGAATGGGAAACAAAAACTAACCAATCGGAATCAACCGAAGAAAATAGCAATCGTTTAGCTTATGCAGGCTTAAAATTTGCAGATTACGGCTCCCTTGATTATGGCCGCAATTATGGTGTTATTTATGATACCAATGCTTGGACAGACGTATTACCACTCTGGGGAGCGGATACGATGGATCAAGAAGATAATTACATGCTAAGCCGTAACCGCAATTTACTCACTTATCGCAATAATAATGCTTTTGGTTACATTGACGGTTTAAGCTTCGCACTACAATATCAGGGTAAAAATGGTGAAAAAAACCTATCATCCGGAGATGAATTAACCGATAACGGCGATGGTTTTGGCTTATCGACTGCTTATGAGTTAGGTTATGGTATTTCCCTTGGCGGTGGTTACTCCTCATCTTCCCGCACACCAAAACAAAAAGATGCCACAACCAGTAGTGCAACGGGTAAACGCGCCGAAGCATGGAACGTAGGAGGGAAATTTGAATACGAAGACCTCTATCTCGCCGTCATGTATGGCCAAACACTTAATATGAGCCGTTTTGGTAATGATGATATGGAGTCAATAGCAAATAAAACTCAGAATCTTGAAGTGGTTGCCTTATATTCTTTTGACTTCGGTCTAACCCCCTCAATTGGCTATAACTATTCCAAAGGTAAAAACTTAGGCAACTTTGGGGATAAAGAATTAGTGAATTATATCGCTGTCGGCTCAGCTTATGACTTTAATAAAAATTTGAGTGCTGTTATCGATTATAAAATCAACTTGTTAAACGATAATGATTTTACTGACCATTACAAAGTGAATACCGATAATGTGCTTGGCTTAGGGTTAGTGTATCAATTCTAA
- the alr_2 gene encoding Alanine racemase: MAFRLKYLALLPLLVAATACQQPNNITTPVETYATQNQPVVVNNAWIEISRSALDFNIKKVQNLLGDKSSLCAVLKGDAYGHDLSLVTPIMIENNVQCIGVTNNQELKTVRDLGFKGRLMRVRSATEQEMAQATQYETEELIGNLEMAQRLNAIAKKQNKVIPIHLALNSAGMSRNGLEVSTLAGLNEAKLISQLPQLKIVGIMSHYPEEDETQIRKDLKKFKKESQQVLNTTGLKREDITLHVANTYATITVPESWLDMVRVGGIFYGDTVATNDYKRVMTLKSSIASVNHYPKGNTVGYDRTYTLKRDSVLANIPVGYADGYRRVFSNAGHALINGQTVPVLGKTSMNTVMVDVTDLKNVSPGDEVVFFGKQGNAEITAEEVEDISGALFTEMSILWGATNKRILVD, encoded by the coding sequence GTGGCTTTTCGTTTGAAGTATCTGGCATTACTCCCTTTACTGGTTGCTGCAACAGCTTGTCAACAGCCAAACAATATCACAACACCGGTAGAAACATATGCGACACAAAACCAACCGGTGGTGGTTAATAACGCATGGATTGAAATATCTCGCAGCGCATTAGATTTTAATATTAAGAAAGTACAAAACCTACTAGGAGATAAATCTTCGCTGTGTGCCGTTTTGAAAGGAGATGCATATGGGCATGACCTTTCTTTAGTTACACCAATAATGATTGAAAATAATGTGCAATGCATTGGGGTAACAAATAATCAAGAGCTTAAGACCGTGAGAGATTTAGGTTTTAAAGGCCGATTAATGAGAGTGAGAAGTGCGACAGAGCAAGAAATGGCTCAGGCTACACAATATGAAACGGAAGAGTTAATCGGTAATTTAGAAATGGCGCAGCGCTTGAATGCGATTGCGAAAAAGCAGAATAAAGTGATTCCTATTCATCTGGCACTGAACTCAGCCGGGATGTCGCGCAACGGTTTAGAGGTGAGTACACTTGCTGGCCTTAATGAAGCTAAGCTGATTTCACAATTACCTCAGTTAAAAATCGTCGGTATTATGTCTCATTACCCAGAAGAGGATGAAACTCAGATCCGTAAGGACCTCAAAAAATTCAAGAAAGAATCTCAACAAGTATTGAATACGACAGGGCTAAAGCGTGAAGACATTACATTACATGTCGCGAATACTTATGCAACTATTACGGTACCTGAATCATGGTTGGATATGGTACGTGTCGGTGGCATTTTCTACGGCGATACCGTTGCGACAAATGACTATAAACGCGTGATGACACTGAAATCGAGCATTGCCTCTGTGAATCATTATCCAAAAGGAAATACGGTGGGTTATGATAGAACGTATACCTTGAAACGTGATTCTGTATTAGCAAATATCCCTGTAGGTTATGCGGATGGATATCGCCGTGTATTTAGCAATGCGGGACATGCATTAATTAATGGCCAAACAGTTCCTGTTTTAGGAAAAACATCAATGAATACAGTCATGGTTGATGTTACTGATTTAAAAAACGTTAGCCCAGGAGATGAAGTTGTATTTTTTGGTAAACAAGGTAATGCTGAAATTACTGCCGAAGAGGTTGAGGATATCAGTGGTGCATTATTTACCGAAATGTCAATTTTGTGGGGAGCGACCAATAAACGTATCTTAGTTGATTAA
- the manZ_2 gene encoding PTS system mannose-specific EIID component codes for MTGSLLGPLLFFVLFNLVRLLTLYYGVSYGYKKGIDIVQDIGGGFLQKLTEGASILGLFVMGALVNKWTHVNIPLEVSRIKNPTTGTEDITTVQMILDQLMPGLVPLLLTFACMWLLRRKVNALWIIIGFFGLGILGAWLNFLAP; via the coding sequence ATGACAGGTAGCTTACTTGGCCCTCTACTGTTCTTTGTTTTGTTTAACCTTGTACGTTTATTAACCCTTTACTATGGTGTTTCATATGGCTACAAAAAAGGGATTGATATTGTTCAAGATATTGGTGGCGGTTTCCTACAAAAGCTCACCGAAGGAGCATCCATTCTCGGTTTGTTTGTCATGGGGGCATTGGTAAACAAATGGACACATGTCAATATCCCACTTGAAGTTTCACGGATCAAAAACCCAACAACGGGCACTGAAGATATTACCACAGTCCAAATGATCCTTGATCAACTCATGCCTGGCTTAGTCCCGCTATTGCTAACCTTCGCCTGCATGTGGCTGTTGCGTCGTAAAGTCAACGCGTTGTGGATTATTATCGGCTTCTTTGGCTTGGGTATCCTTGGTGCTTGGCTGAACTTCTTAGCGCCATAA
- the yjaB_1 gene encoding Uncharacterized N-acetyltransferase YjaB, which produces MIKIRLATPDEAELLWSIRNQAIRHGCTTSFDAKTIRAWTPDEMPVSYIHIVRNNPFFVAVNKNDEPVATGYLNLEANSVDAIFTLPQYTGCGAASLILDAIKAEAKKRNIKKLVLDSSPNAERFYQKHGFTSIKHASYYSCLAQVELDCVQMEIEI; this is translated from the coding sequence ATGATAAAAATTAGGTTAGCAACCCCCGATGAAGCCGAACTTCTTTGGTCTATACGTAACCAAGCCATTCGCCATGGTTGCACAACGAGTTTTGATGCAAAAACGATCCGTGCCTGGACCCCTGATGAAATGCCGGTAAGTTATATACACATTGTGAGGAATAACCCATTCTTTGTCGCGGTAAATAAAAATGATGAGCCCGTTGCAACTGGTTATCTTAATTTAGAGGCTAACAGTGTTGATGCCATATTTACCTTACCACAATACACTGGCTGTGGAGCTGCTAGCTTAATATTAGATGCCATTAAAGCTGAAGCCAAAAAGCGAAATATTAAAAAATTGGTATTAGATTCATCACCAAATGCTGAACGCTTTTATCAGAAACATGGTTTTACTTCGATTAAACATGCTAGCTACTACTCTTGTCTCGCACAAGTCGAGTTAGATTGTGTTCAAATGGAAATTGAAATATAA
- the yebN_1 gene encoding putative sporulation protein YtaF translates to MSFYATLILALALSMDAFAVAICKGAVLHKPRFREILRTGFIFGFIEAITPIIGWGIGILASQYVIRWDHWIAFGLLFVLGARMIWQSIKTKDEECCSKPSSHSSTSLIFSAIATSLDAMAIGLGLAFLQVDIVHTAMTIGLMTIIMATIGMMIGRYVGPLLGKKAEIIGGLVLIGIGFNILFEHLELFMYAH, encoded by the coding sequence ATGAGTTTCTATGCTACCCTTATCTTAGCCCTTGCCCTGTCAATGGACGCCTTCGCCGTTGCTATTTGTAAAGGTGCAGTGCTTCATAAACCCCGCTTTAGAGAAATTCTCCGTACTGGTTTTATCTTTGGTTTTATTGAAGCCATTACACCCATTATTGGTTGGGGCATCGGTATTTTAGCCAGCCAATATGTTATCCGCTGGGATCATTGGATTGCATTTGGTTTATTATTTGTTTTAGGTGCTAGGATGATCTGGCAGAGCATTAAAACAAAAGATGAAGAATGCTGTTCTAAACCTTCTAGTCATAGCTCAACAAGCCTGATTTTTTCTGCAATAGCCACCAGCCTTGATGCGATGGCCATCGGCTTAGGCTTAGCATTCTTACAAGTAGATATCGTTCATACTGCAATGACTATTGGCTTAATGACAATTATCATGGCCACTATCGGTATGATGATTGGCCGTTATGTAGGCCCATTACTCGGAAAAAAAGCAGAAATTATCGGTGGATTGGTACTAATAGGTATTGGTTTTAATATCTTATTTGAGCACCTTGAATTATTTATGTATGCCCATTAA